One Streptomyces sp. NBC_00554 DNA segment encodes these proteins:
- a CDS encoding amidohydrolase — protein MSRESEADLPGEAVLPGALPEALRAELVAFRRDLHMHPELGNHEFRTTAALKARLELAGLEPRVLAIGTGLICDIGDWDGVRPLLALRADIDALPIPDTKADCAYRSTVPDRAHACGHDVHTSVVLGAGLVLAELHREGRLPRPVRLIFQPAEEVLPGGAPDAIESGVLEGVGRIIGVHCDPKVDAGRIGLRHGAITSACDRLEVALDGAGGHTARPHLTTDLVTAAARVATDVPGLVARRTDARSGLAVTWGRIESGHACNVIPNHAELSGTVRCLDLATWRAAPDLVHAAIDEIANMYRAKSEINYIRGVPPVVNDPVVTDLLRDAMTARRGVHSIEDTEQSLGGEDFSWYLEHVPGAMARLGVRTPGERAPRDLHQGDFDADESAITVGVELFTAAALLDGASRSDAGV, from the coding sequence ATGTCCCGAGAGTCCGAGGCCGATCTCCCCGGGGAAGCCGTGCTCCCCGGCGCGCTGCCCGAGGCGCTGCGCGCCGAACTCGTCGCGTTCCGCCGCGACTTGCACATGCACCCCGAGCTCGGCAACCACGAGTTCCGCACCACCGCGGCGCTCAAGGCGCGCCTGGAGCTGGCGGGCCTGGAGCCGCGCGTGCTCGCCATCGGCACCGGGCTCATCTGTGACATCGGCGACTGGGACGGCGTACGCCCCCTGCTCGCCCTGCGTGCCGACATCGACGCGCTGCCCATCCCGGACACGAAGGCCGACTGCGCCTACCGGTCGACCGTGCCCGATCGCGCGCACGCCTGCGGACACGACGTGCACACGTCCGTCGTGCTCGGCGCCGGTCTCGTCCTCGCCGAGCTGCACCGCGAGGGGCGGCTGCCGCGGCCCGTACGGCTGATCTTCCAGCCCGCGGAGGAAGTACTCCCTGGTGGCGCCCCCGACGCGATCGAGTCGGGCGTCCTCGAAGGCGTCGGGCGGATCATCGGTGTGCACTGTGACCCGAAGGTCGACGCGGGGCGCATCGGATTGCGGCACGGCGCCATCACCTCCGCGTGCGACCGGCTGGAAGTCGCACTCGACGGCGCGGGCGGCCACACCGCACGCCCGCACCTCACCACCGACCTCGTCACCGCCGCCGCCCGCGTCGCCACCGACGTTCCCGGCCTGGTGGCCCGGCGCACCGACGCGCGCAGCGGGCTCGCCGTGACCTGGGGGCGGATCGAATCCGGGCACGCCTGCAATGTGATCCCGAACCACGCCGAGCTCTCCGGGACCGTGCGCTGCCTGGACCTCGCCACCTGGCGGGCCGCGCCCGACCTCGTGCACGCGGCGATCGACGAGATCGCGAACATGTACCGGGCGAAGTCCGAGATCAACTACATCCGGGGCGTTCCGCCGGTCGTCAACGACCCGGTCGTCACCGACCTGCTGCGCGACGCCATGACCGCCCGGCGCGGGGTGCACTCCATCGAGGACACCGAGCAGAGCCTCGGCGGCGAGGACTTCTCCTGGTACCTGGAGCACGTGCCCGGCGCGATGGCCCGGCTCGGAGTGCGCACGCCCGGCGAGCGCGCCCCCCGCGACCTGCACCAGGGCGACTTCGACGCCGACGAGTCGGCGATCACGGTGGGCGTGGAGCTGTTCACCGCGGCGGCTCTGCTGGACGGGGCGTCCCGCTCCGACGCCGGGGTCTGA
- a CDS encoding SigE family RNA polymerase sigma factor encodes MQVEEDAQFQAFVRARWTHLVRTAYLLTGDPHDAEDLTQTALAKAYRSWRRVRRSDSPEAYVRRVLVSCNSDRFRKRRVTERLTAAPPERAGQDDAVSRADERSVLMAALAGLPPRQRAVVVMRYWEDLSEAETAEVLGCSQGTVKSQASKGLAKLREYPGLARVMDAPGPMTFERGGSR; translated from the coding sequence ATGCAGGTCGAGGAAGATGCCCAGTTTCAGGCCTTCGTGAGAGCGCGATGGACCCATCTGGTGCGGACCGCCTATCTGTTGACGGGTGATCCGCACGACGCGGAGGACCTGACGCAGACCGCGCTGGCCAAGGCCTACCGGTCGTGGCGGCGGGTGCGGCGCAGTGACAGCCCGGAGGCGTACGTGCGGCGCGTGCTGGTCAGCTGCAACAGCGACCGCTTCCGCAAGCGGCGGGTCACCGAGCGGCTCACCGCGGCGCCGCCGGAGCGGGCGGGGCAGGACGACGCCGTCTCACGGGCCGACGAGCGGAGCGTGCTGATGGCCGCGCTGGCGGGGCTGCCGCCGCGGCAGCGGGCGGTGGTCGTCATGCGGTACTGGGAGGACCTCTCCGAGGCGGAGACCGCCGAGGTACTGGGCTGCTCGCAGGGCACGGTCAAGAGCCAGGCTTCCAAGGGGCTGGCGAAGTTGCGTGAGTATCCGGGTCTTGCGCGGGTCATGGACGCGCCCGGACCCATGACGTTCGAACGGGGAGGCAGCCGGTGA
- a CDS encoding ATP-binding protein, translating into MTGSCDPDWHGRRRHAPDHYDAVSYTPYPQNIPHARRRVARLATEWGHPGAAGDAALLASELCTNALLHGSLRDRLFRVETSLTDQVLRVAVTDPRGERLPEVRAAEDGEQFGRGLLIVGLLAARWSVEKLTVGKRVWAELDVPGGRDA; encoded by the coding sequence ATGACCGGCTCCTGCGACCCCGATTGGCACGGCCGCCGTCGCCACGCCCCCGACCACTACGACGCCGTCAGCTACACCCCGTACCCCCAGAACATCCCCCATGCCCGCAGACGCGTGGCCCGGCTGGCCACCGAGTGGGGCCACCCCGGTGCGGCCGGTGACGCGGCACTACTGGCAAGCGAGTTGTGCACGAACGCGCTGCTGCACGGGTCTCTGCGAGACCGGCTGTTCCGCGTGGAGACGTCGCTCACCGACCAGGTGCTGCGCGTAGCCGTGACCGACCCGAGGGGTGAGCGTCTTCCGGAAGTCCGCGCTGCGGAGGACGGTGAACAGTTCGGACGTGGACTGCTCATTGTCGGATTACTGGCCGCGCGGTGGTCCGTGGAGAAGCTCACCGTCGGCAAGAGGGTCTGGGCGGAACTGGATGTCCCGGGAGGGCGCGATGCGTAA
- a CDS encoding helix-turn-helix domain-containing protein has protein sequence MLLRRAAHWPGHRRHPDVTAGQFTRGNRVSTVLARKLGGALLRLRDDAGLTQPQAAAALSATAAKVAKMERGWVPFRDPDIRILCDLYGVSDPRAVERLLNLAKTDRERRKAKGWWNQYPELRSLVEYVALEDIATSVRTWQGAFVPGLLQTPDYARALAVGNADWDDPDEIERFVEAKVARQARLADGNPLSLWAVVGEGALRQLVGGREVMRVQLAHLVESARLPHVKLQVVPFLAGSHPGMTSAFSVVSFAEPGAMDVVYMDTTSSTLWLESEADATRHNVTFERIVRNGLALRDSVDLIERIRKEL, from the coding sequence ATGCTGCTTCGGCGAGCTGCACACTGGCCGGGACACAGGAGGCACCCGGACGTGACCGCAGGCCAGTTCACACGCGGCAACCGCGTATCCACCGTGCTCGCACGCAAGTTGGGCGGTGCACTGCTGCGGCTCCGTGACGATGCCGGCCTCACGCAGCCGCAAGCCGCGGCCGCGCTCTCGGCGACCGCGGCCAAGGTCGCGAAGATGGAACGGGGGTGGGTGCCCTTCCGTGACCCGGACATCCGGATCCTGTGCGATCTGTACGGCGTGAGTGATCCGAGGGCCGTTGAGCGGTTGCTCAACCTGGCGAAGACAGACCGTGAGCGTCGTAAGGCCAAGGGGTGGTGGAATCAGTACCCCGAGCTGCGCTCCCTGGTGGAGTACGTGGCCCTGGAGGACATTGCGACCAGCGTCCGTACGTGGCAAGGCGCCTTCGTCCCCGGGCTGTTGCAGACGCCGGACTATGCCAGGGCCCTGGCGGTCGGCAACGCGGACTGGGACGACCCGGACGAGATCGAGCGCTTCGTCGAAGCGAAGGTCGCACGGCAGGCGCGCCTCGCGGACGGCAACCCGCTCAGCTTGTGGGCGGTTGTGGGTGAGGGAGCGCTGCGCCAACTGGTGGGTGGCCGCGAGGTCATGCGTGTACAACTGGCGCACCTGGTTGAGTCAGCCCGCCTGCCCCACGTGAAACTCCAGGTGGTCCCTTTCCTCGCGGGCTCCCACCCCGGCATGACCAGCGCGTTCAGCGTCGTCTCGTTCGCCGAACCCGGCGCGATGGACGTGGTCTACATGGACACGACCTCGTCTACCCTGTGGCTGGAGAGCGAGGCGGACGCCACACGTCACAACGTCACGTTCGAGCGGATCGTCCGGAACGGGCTCGCCCTTCGCGATTCCGTCGACCTGATCGAACGTATCCGCAAGGAGCTGTGA
- a CDS encoding DUF397 domain-containing protein, translated as MPHFEFVKSSRSSGNGECVEVARNIPGTVAIRDSKDVDGPILRVTASAWVAFSVHAGQRMGGAPHRP; from the coding sequence GTGCCGCACTTCGAGTTCGTCAAGTCCAGCCGCAGCAGCGGTAATGGCGAGTGCGTCGAAGTCGCCCGCAACATCCCCGGCACCGTCGCCATCCGTGACTCCAAGGATGTGGACGGGCCCATACTCCGGGTCACTGCCTCGGCCTGGGTGGCTTTCTCAGTGCACGCCGGGCAGCGAATGGGCGGCGCACCTCACCGCCCGTAG